From Cucumis melo cultivar AY chromosome 3, USDA_Cmelo_AY_1.0, whole genome shotgun sequence:
TGCTTGActttaaaaagaaagattagggtttttatttatttatagcgaaaattgagaataataaccattataattaattaagatggGTTAATTATGATGGGGTTCCAATGAAACTTGAAAAATGTGCACTAAGGATTGAGGATTACGGTGTTGGTAGGGAAAGAAAGGTTTAAACAAAATTGAATAGGATGTGTTGAAATTTAGTAAAGAGAAGAAATTTCGAGGAAACTACGTACCTTTCTCTTCACCGGACAGGTAGGGGCAAATGAGCATTTATAGTAAGCTCTTGGTGACGGATTGTCTTTAGTCACCTTTTGACCGTATTTCCTCCATTGATATCCATCCTTCACAATCTATAATCACCACAAATATAACATACATGACTTCTTATTCACACCATAAATTTAATATCGAAAGAGTATGAAAATTGTTTGTATGCAAATCGAAATCGTGAAACTAAAATGCACGTTGTATCACACACACTCAGATTTCTATCGATTAATTTGTGAATAATACTACTGCTGGTGGTGAGAAGAATTGATTTGTGAATACGTACCAAAGTGGAATCAGAAACTGGGGTGGGAACGAGGACTCTCATAACCTTGGGTTTACTATTATTTTCTCTAGGCCTCTTATTATTATAACAGGAATCATTATCATCGCTACAACAACCGCAATACTGATCGGAAGCGCTCCGATTGAAATTACAACAATTATCACATCCTGGAGCTGCTTTTCGTTTTCTGGATTTCATGAGTAAATCGATAACTTGATTTTTCAAAACGCTGTAATTCTCAACCACTACCCCAAGCATCTGATTCAGCTTCTTATTCTCCGAACTAATCCGATTCAATTTTTCAGCAAGAATGCCTGTTGTTGGAGCCTGCAAGCAAGATCAAAatcaataaaaactaaaaaatgtgATCAACTGACTAACTAACTAATTGATTAATGAAGTCATGAGCATATAATTAAATGGGTGGACCTGTTGTTTGAGTGGAGAATTAGGAGTGGGTGGATGAGATTGGTCGTCGGTGTAGGGCGGAGGATTCAAATTGAGGTCAAGAGAAGTATTGATGGTGGTAGTTGTGggttccatttttttaaaaaattctgtagaagaagaagaagaagaaaaagaagaagggaaGAATTTGAATTGAGGTGGAGATCGAAGAGGAGAATTAGGGAAAGAGGGAAATAGTTGGAGTGTTTAACAGCAAACCGGGTTCTGTTTTATAAacgaaagaagaaatttccgTCATCTGAAAATTTATTGGAAAATCCTTTCTTTTTCCTCCTCTCGATTAGCGAATGACGTCACTTTTCCCTTTAGAATTCAGCATGGcgtaataattttattttatcctcaaatcaatGCTTCAGTATAATCCGAGGGGCACATAATCTCGTTACCTTCCTTGTGTATCTACTTCTCCACTCACTCATGAATACTCttatcaaaaaataaaataataaaaataaaagtaaaaaaattataaaattcacatctctaaacactttttaatttgtttctatataatgaaaaatcttgtaaaaaatacttttaaatttggtCATGGAACTATTGGATAGAATGAGATCAATTCTTTCTCAATATTAATTGGC
This genomic window contains:
- the LOC103488347 gene encoding probable WRKY transcription factor 40, which encodes MEPTTTTINTSLDLNLNPPPYTDDQSHPPTPNSPLKQQAPTTGILAEKLNRISSENKKLNQMLGVVVENYSVLKNQVIDLLMKSRKRKAAPGCDNCCNFNRSASDQYCGCCSDDNDSCYNNKRPRENNSKPKVMRVLVPTPVSDSTLIVKDGYQWRKYGQKVTKDNPSPRAYYKCSFAPTCPVKRKVQRSVEDPCYLVATYEGQHNHPKPNSGIEYQLVGPINLGSNTKLDSSNNVSSSPSSSIKSPSSSSLIPSISLDYLTKSQPQIPSPSSSNSSSSTQKLLVQQMATLLTRDPNFTRALATAITGNMVDNEIWR